From the Gossypium hirsutum isolate 1008001.06 chromosome A02, Gossypium_hirsutum_v2.1, whole genome shotgun sequence genome, the window cagacccattcttgTCGCTAAAGTGTATAACTAATCACATATGTACCTCCTCTTCACTATTCCTATGCTCAAatcccaaaacttctaggcccaaaattcggggcgttacacgaCTGATTATCTGAAAATTACACAACATACTAGAAATGCCCAATTCAGAACATGCCAcgaagaacaaaaaagaaaaccaaGAAATTAAACAAATTGACAGTGAAACTTACTTAATAACCTTTCGATCCACACAACTAATAGCTTATAACTTCAATTAGTCTCGTATTTACTTACGACAGTAaccaaaatgaagaaaaataaaagaaccaaaaaagagaaaagagaaaggaaaaagaagaacaaTAAAAAGGAAGGAGAAAAAAATAGAAGATGACTATGTTAGATCCTAATTTAACCACCAATCAGATTCCTAGCATTTAGCAAAAATGTTCCCTATCACATACTTTGGAATTCAATCATAGGACCAAACAGAATACAaatgcttaaccagtgaaccaacaggctcattcttgacacaagTTTGCATTGAATTAAGCTTAATTATATAATTCAAGGATAGaggttatttaaaataaaatagcaaaagtTCTAAAGATGTGACTCAAAATCCTAACCACGATCATCGAAGTAGAGCACATAACCACAGATACAGAGACTCAAATACAACAGAATCCAAcattcaaacatttaaaatttcaGGGCGTTATAGATATAGCTCCTGATTTGTTGTTCAtgtttaagtgattttctcacacataccattaaagttagttttttttttatttggagtTTTTATTAATTCTATTTGGGAATAATTTATAGATTTTTAGGCATTGTTTTATTTATACTTCAAAACACGAGAGAGTCaagtgtaatgccccaaaaaacTAAGTttctaatttgttaaattttgtcataattaagtatttgcttcagtggttaaatgttctatttgtgtgttggaggtcttgggttcaaatctCTTTTTTaggaaatttaattatttttgttcctAGGTTTATCTCTATTCGTtgggtttaaatattatttccatttaattaatgtaagaatgagtttgttggtttagtggtaaaGAGTCAGGTTACCTTATGGATGTGTATTTGATCCTTTATGCGAgcaatatgaaattttaattaaactcctAAAATCTGGTTAGTTAATAATGGGAtacgatttaaatttttttgaaaataaataagttttaattattaaattagtaatttaatatcttttttttctaaaaccatATTCCCACGTTCATtggttttgtttttatatttgttattttatgttattttatttgcaAGAAATCTGCTCCCATTTTTTCCCTTTCCCACGTTTGTTCCCTTATTCTCTAATTTTTCAGGTCGTTGGTATTGTTCCAGCCTTAGTCAttggattttctttatttttctttctttcccttgttTCACGTGGGTTGTGGGTTTAGCAAAGGGTTTTCAATTGTTATCTTTTTGCTTACTGGATCTTCTTCCAAGGGTGTTGTCTTTAGTTCCTTCTCTTtgttttgcattcatttcatatttGAGGTTGGGtaagttttggattttttttccgATTGATATATTCTTTGATGGATTTTTATTAGGGGTTTCTTTATTGGGTGAATTGTTTAATTGGCCTGCGGCATGAGTTTGATTTTTACAAGGGATTTGTATTGTTAGGTGACGATGGTGAGAATCGAAACTCCCCTCCCGCGATTTTGTTGTATTAGGAGTTGTTGTGGACGATTGGGTAAGTTTTGGACGCCTAAGGATTAAATTTCTGACTTAGTAATGTCTTTATTTGTGTTGTAATTGAGTTATTTGGTAAAAATTGAGGAATTGTGATTGATTTGGGTGATTAATTTTCGATATTAGGTATTGGAATATGTGATTTTTGAGCCTTTATTGAAAAATACCTAGGTGTGTAATGAAAACCCGAGCAAACAGTAAACGGCGAAAGCCGAAAATCTGAACTATCGacgccacatgaccgtgtgagacacatagtCTGGGTCAATTGGGTCATGCGAGGCATTTAGGATTTAACCTGCCTAACCTTTAAACAACCTACTTGTtgaattaacccttagtaaaccccgttgACCCTAACACTTTATATTTTCAAACTCGTTAATGTTGACCCGTAACCCACCTTAATgttgttaaattttctttttattgactccctttttattAAGATTCAATTTGGTTAGTTACATGACcatatttcatcattttcatttctaaattttctattTGTTCTAAAAAAcacaatgaaaaaaaaatacaaaaaaaatttgattgagttTGAATCATTAGTTTCATATTCTATTGAAAAGTTAATTTtcattctttatttattattgacgtaaattattttaattcaacaattgattttttttctaatttgataaCTTATCAACTCAATTCCTGACTGTAACCAACTCTTTTAACCTTTTCCATACCATTAATCTAAGCCTCTTTACAACCTTGTAAAGACCTCTTACTTGGTATGTCATCTCATTCTATAGTGGTGGAGACTTCATTTTCAAATAagcatatgttttttttttttgcaacatTCAAAATGTGATGTTGTCAAAAGACAGACAGAACATCTAACAATAATACAGAATTTCAGCAGATAAAATAGTCACATACCAACATTACTACATTAGTAGAGCAATAATACAACAAACTCACCACCAAGCTTTAAACATTTTGTCCCTATTAACGTCAGCAATCGCCAAAGAAAATGCAAATTCGTTACCTTTCTTATTTGCCACCGAGAATACAATATTCCCGGCCTTTAACATATCTTTATTGATGCCTGCAAAAATTGCTTGAAAAGACCATTACTTGTTTGGTaataatatttcttatttgaTTGTTGAGTGCACATTACTTGAAACTTAAACACTTTGAATGCTTTGAGTGAATCTTAGTGAGGGTGTTAATTCTTGTTGAGTTTGAATTTCATGTAATTATTAAGATAGGGGAGACGCCTATGTTCtttgtgctttaaaaatttcTGCTTAAATTGCTTTTTTTCTTTGGTGttattttagtttgaattttcaatgcatgattatttgtagATTATCCTAAGATATTAtcgatgaaaataataaattgagggaagttaacttgaatgtgggttgagaattttgcttgagggtaagcaaatacttaagtgtggggatatttgataagtgttgaaagtaacatattttaacctcattcttaatgtgtttttgggtgattattcgttgttaattgtgaattggatgttcctaatcctttaaattcatatttttatgctTAATAGAGCACTCGGGATAAAAAACAGTAAAAATTGGAAAATCGAAGCAAGCTACAGGAGCCAAACAAGCTGACCCatttcacacggtctggccacacgaccggtgatccacacggccatgtggtagaCCATGCCGATTGCGCAATAATAAAtgccaaaagtaacatgttttagccttattaaaaatacattttttgatgattattcgatttaaaatggtgaattttatgcttctaatactttaaattcatgtttctatacttaatgagcatttgggagcaaaaggagcaaaaatagaaaaatcagaGCAAGTTTCAGGAGCCACACTGATTGACCCCTTCCACACGAActagacacacggctgtgtgagccATATAGgatgccacacggccatgtgtcagaccgtgttgatttcgtaaATCGCATTCCAAACATACAAGAAAAcatattttttaggttttttgggcattctaagacctatatatgacaaaaataagaagataagagTAAGTCGTCATacaatactcaagaaaacaagtCGAGAAACACAATTGAAGTGAATTTtgaagtagatttccatcaagattgaagactcccagttgatttcttaggagattataatgaatttctttatttcttttggttatgtagtgttttggatgtttttatttgcaagcatgagctaattttctaaatacctaggaagatgaaccctatgataaattttgtgattttattttattttatgcaataaagATTTAGATCTTgttcaattatgtgtgcttaattcttatttgatatttctagattattaatcgatatttgatgtgcttaaatcagaggaggaatagaccatgtttaatagtagatctagcataattcagtggagttgcatgcaatcctagaaataggacgacataaatctatcggattagagtcaaatctaatacaGAAATCCATAGATAGAGATAATGAGATAatatgggttttaattagaaagaaatttcaattaatcaatctagagtcagttgctcttattcttgaagagagatattagcataatttagggatttctacgaatcaagataCTAAatgaagaaattgcgtaatttagattgataatgacagatgaactCTAGATGAATTTTTTCTTGAATtatttcttgggtattgttttgcttcttggttgtttactcgattattttcctgatttgttttttttgttacattagtagttaattaatttagttaatttttatttttaatcaatctctcaaatttatcggttaaataatagaaagagagtaactactagtatttttagtcttCGTAGAAACAATATCTTTACTCATCGtagttatactattaattgatacaTGCAtttaccttaatcaaatttttaattagtttcgcAATGCATCATAAATCCATTGAAGGAAGTATTCTTATGATCAAATCCAAGGGGAAGAATTTCTACCATTAtcaaaaacttatttatttcactCATTAAAATAACTAAACACTATAGTAATTGAATCAAGAAACCAGGTAAATAACACAAATGATGAAGACGAtgtgattaaaaaatatattaaataaataaacaaaataaaataaccaATCACAATATTATATGATGCTTAAAAGAGGAAGAATCTGGTAACAACTACAATATTGACAATGCCAATGATGGCTTTAGTTGCATCAGAATTAAATGGTGTTGGTGCAGGACTATCATTATTGGAATTCGGGCTTTCACTATCAACTGCATTGCCCTTGCTTTTTAGGGCATGGAGAAGAGACAAAACTTTGTCAGTGACATTTGGTGAAGGAGGGGATGAGACGTCCTCAACTGACTCAGCGTCAAAAGAGGATCCTTCCATGGTATCGGGGCTATCGCTTTTGCTATGGCTAGGAGAGGAAGAGCTTCAGAAACTCTTTGGGGCTCCAACAGGAGATGATTTGGGTGCTCTTCCGTTGGAAGAGGACTTGGTAGAGGAagccgaagaagaagaagatggcgACTTTGCAGGGGAAGAAGCCTTGGAAGGGGTTTGTGAAGATGATTTATCGGTGGCAAATGCCCCAACCACGGCTATGAAAACAAGTGCAACAACAATAAGATCTTGGCGGGCCAtctttctcttttgcttctcgatagattcttatatatgtattaaCTTTTCTTTGATGATGTAttgatgtgtgtatatatatatatttctttatgtaacagaattgtttttttttggaCGATACTAAACCATTTTaacatcttaaaaaaaattttaagatttggtTGCATTTTTGTGAGGGTTTTTTAACTTCTATTTGTTAggaaaataatttagaaataaaattctaattttgtaGTTGATGTTTGTTATATActaatatttttccttttaaattgtACACTAAACTAAATATAGTGGTAactataatagcccatttttgcccggcccatttcagtatttaaaataataaacccccaaaaaataaaaataaaacaaagtccaagtccagtacaaaattacaaacatataatttggcccaatcggaatggcccattgcatgaaaagatttaaggtccatctatgagcttgactcatatggaaatataatctttaaggatatgcaatcttagatattatatgcaatcttagatgtgatatgcaatcttagatatgatacaatcttagatatgatatgcaatcttgaagatatgattttgtaatcttggagatttaatttgtagatatcctttaatcttaacagttgatgtaattgatctgtaccgttggatttggggaggctcaactataaatagaggcctctcccttcattgcaaacacacttgagttttgggaagcaataagaattcttgagagcattcactcaaatttctctccctcttgcgttcttattttctacggtttgttcttatttattctttgttcatcttcgttttcaacctttttttatttaatccctatctccttgatttttttaattctcttttatattttattttttaataattttattatataaaattatttttttattaaattctatattattcattgttttaaaaaatatatttcatttaattgaaaaagttttttcttaaataaggcaatgtttggtgtttagaaattcgGATTTATTAGTGCCTTAACATGCAGGGTTGCGATTTTTTTGTttgactaaataaccaaatatccttttaataaatttgcaaaatcatgagataattttagttacgaggatttaaaacatcgtgtcctaacatgctggatgtgatgtttgtatactttcggaacaaaggaatctcaagtttcaactttaaattgttcaagttttaaaatcttttcaaattttcgacattaagacaataaataatcaattcggtaccaattttgggcgttacgagggtgctaatctttccttgtgcgtaaccgactcccgaacctattttcttgcatttcgtagaccaaaatgttttataaaggtgatccaatcacacctaaaaaggttggtggcgactcctattttcatttttcaaaaagtcgaaccccgtttttcaaaccctttaaaaaatggtttcgacagtaacCATATTTTACCTTATAACAAAACCTTTCAATTGTTTGATTCATGTTTTTTAGGTGTAGAGTTTGGATTTTGTAAGGTGAAAAATAAGATTTATTAGATAGAAAGTCTAAGTGTTTATATTCATTTCTTtagtgaataaaaataaatattaatatactaGTTTTAACGACACGTTCGATATTATTGAAATATAGTTAAAATGAtcttgaatatattatattaaattattataatataaaatttaaaatttaaatataaatttttaaatgtaatttGAGGTATTAGGTTGACTTTGTAGTATTTTGCATCTGCAACATTTTTTCTAATATGTGTCATATATTATATGCTTCAATGGTGTTGTTGAAATATATAAAGTTACAATGTGCTAAAAGAAGTGTCTACTTAATTCACCTCTACGACAAAGCAACTTGCCATATATGGAATATTAGCATTTTGCTGAACCGAATCTTTGGGTTGTGTTGATATTGTTAAATAATTTAAGTCCATAAATGGAGATCAATTCATTTGAAGAAACATATTTAAAAGATCAAGTCATATCATATCATGTGTTTTGAATACCTTGGATAAAGGAAGCCGGAATTACTCAAAGCATTAAAGGCATACCAACAAGTCCATTTTACTTAGTcgctaatattatattgtattcagCTATTTTAGCTATTGAATAGAAGGGGTTGTGATTGATCTTCATTAGGTTAACAAGTCCCAAAATCTTATATAAAAGGGGTTGTGATGGATCTTCATTATGTTAACAAGTCCCAAAATCTTATATAATTGGGATAGATATAGCCTTTGAGATACAAAAGTAAGGATCCTTCATTGGGGTGTGTTAGAATTGGGATCGCTTGTTGTATTTTCTTGAAGGATAGTGAATTCATCTTGTTGAGCTATTCTCCACAGATGTAGAAAAATCGAACTGTGTAAAAAATCTTATTTACATTATACCATTCGCAGCTTTGGTAGAAGTGCCCACTTTCGTAGCAAGCTTTACTCATACTTTGTTGCTTGCAAATTTAGCAACATGTAGACTTAACAATTATTTCATGATAGTAGGTACTAAGAAATGGAAAGAATGAGGGATTATAAGTTCAAATTATGAAAAATTGTGAAATCAATGCTTATTTCATGAGTATAATGGGTTTTATGGTTAACCTTATCAACCATTGGTAGGGTTAATAATGGGCAAAAAAGGTCATTTGTTGACCTATTTAAAGGTTGGGTTACTTTTCAAAGTCCAAAGGTCTACATGATATTTAGATTGTAAAAAATGGTCTTGGGTTGCAATATTCATGTTTTGATCCTAGTTTAGTCcactttcaaattttataatatgttaattttcctttttatatattatataatttatgttaattgggaaagaaataaaatacataaatattaaaaatattgaatttacttatttgtaattaaaattttaatagaatgatatatatatcaaatttataaatatttaacaaaattaatatttttaataaaaaacaaatttagATAGAACATAGATGGGTCTAAAAGTGTCTTATTTTAGCTAGTTTCAAACACATGCTTGCATGGGCAAAATTTGAGACCCATATTATAAGCCAGATCAAGTTTGGGTAACTATATAGGATGTTGATGACATTCATGAGCCTAACCTACCTAATAAATAATCTAGTCTCTTAACCCAAAGTCGCATagttacaaaaaaataataatttccatattaaaaaaaGATCAAGACCAACACTAAAAATATAATGGCCATGTTTAACAATTGGCTGATAGCTGATTGTAGTGACAGGTTTGACTAACTGGTTCTATTAACTGTTTATTTGAAAGTGTTTGAAAAACTTAGTTGATAGCGAAAAGTTGATAtgtgtaaaatgacaaataagggtatggcacattttattgttaagtatttatttgtttataatactttagtctTTATTGGGTGAAACTATTGAAATAAACTAtggaaattaattagtgaatattttaaaaaaatttaaataaacaaatttattaagtTCCTTATTTGCAAATATCAATCTTGTGacaattgataaatattaatattgtatcAATATAATAGTAAACTACATTCTTAGAGATAATTATGTCATGTTTTTAGTACGTAAATTAGTGATAATTAGGTTTGAGAACATGTGTCAAAACGAGTAAATTTTTAGCAAGCATGGTGAGATATGTCATTCCACATATATCATTCCAAATGagcaataaaaaaaagttttccaACCTTGCGATTTTTATTTTGGAGGTTTTAGCTCAATAAGCTCTTCCAAACCTCTATTCATCAAACACTACAATTATAGGGTTTGACTACTCAGTCCTCTATTTATACCCAAATTAGCTTAAAAAAGGCCGAAAACTCTATTTACACAACATAAAAATTCACCACCATTGTCGcttaaaaaattacaagtacatgGTGtcattgaaaaataatatttacataaaataaatccATTGAAGGAAGTATTCTTATGATCAAATCCATGGGGAAGAATTGCTACCATTAtcaaaaacttatttatttcactCATTAAAATAACTAAACACTATAGTAATTGAATCAAGAAACTAGGTAAATAACACAAATGATGAAGacgatttgattaaaaaatatattaaataaataaataaaataaaataaccaatCACAATATCATGTGATGCTTAAAAGAGGAAGAATCCAATAACAACTACAATATTGACAATGCCAATGATGGCTTTAGTTGCATCAGAATTAAATGGTGCTCATGCAGGACTATCATTATTGGAATTCGGGCTTTCACTGTTAACTGCATCGCCCTTGCTTTTTAGGGCATGCAGAAGAGACAAAACTTTGTCAGTGACATTTGGTGAAGGAGGGGATGAGAAGTCCTCAACTGACTCAGCATCAAAAGAGGATCCTTCCTTGGTATCGGGGCTATCGCTTTTGCTATGGCTAGGAGAGGAAGAGCTTAAGAAACTCCTTAGGGCTCCAACAGGAGATGATTTGGGTGCTCTTCCATCGGAAGAGGACTTGGTAGAGGAAGCCGAGGAAGAAGAAGATGGCAAATTTGCAGGGGAAGAAGCCTTGGAAGAGGTTGGTGAAGGTGATTTATCAGTGGCAAATGCCCCAACCACGGCTATGAAAACAAGTGCAACAACAATAAGATCTTGGCGGGCCATCTTTCTCTTTTGCTACTCGAtagattattatatatgtattaactTTTCTTTGATGAAGTAttgatgtgtgtatatatatatttctttatgtAACGgaattgctcttttttttttggacGATACTAGACCATTTTAACAacttacaaaaatattttaaggttTTGTTGCATTTTTGTAAgggttttttaacttttatttgctaggaaaataatttagaaataaaatgcTAATTTAGTAGTTAATGTTTGGTATATACTAATATTTTCCCTTTTAAATTGTACCCTAAACCAATTATAGAGATAACCATATTTTACCTTATAACAAAACCTTTCAATTGTTTGATTCATGAATTTTAGTTGTTGAGTTTGAACTTTGTAAGGTGAAAAATAAGATTTATTAGATAGAAAGTCTAAGGGTTTATCTTGATTTCTTtagtgaataaaaataaatactaatataGTTAAAATGATcttgaatatgttatatgaaattattataatataaaattttaaatttaaatatagatGTTTAAAGGAATAATTGTATAAAATACCTTCAATGTTTAGGGATTTTAGGTTTTGTGTCCTtaaccttttttatatatattaacacCCTTAGCGTTATGATTTTTTTAGAAATCAGTCTAATTTTACGGTAAACGTGAATTGACCTTCAGTCAAGTACCGGTCAATCAAGTACCGGTCAACAAAGTAAGCCTATATGAAATCATAGATGATGtcatctatatttttcattttgtttgtaatagcccaaatttgaccgggccttaaaaccaaaaaaacttaaaataaataaataaataaatgtttatttaaacagtccatttacagagcccaaaaaaaaaattaacccgtAGGCCCAATATTTAAAACCTTCAAAACCAAATCCCACTACCCGTGTACCCAAATACACCCGTAGCCCAAACCTAAACCAGACCCATTACAACAGACCCAAACAGACCCACCTAATACCAATAAACCCAAAGGCCCAAACAGCAGGGGCCCAAATGACTTTCAGATAGGGTTAGAAACCCTAGCTCTCTTTCTCCTCGCGCCGCAAAGGATTCTAGAAGCTTCAGGCGCCTCAAACATCATGTCCAATTAGTGCCCTTTCGTTTCACGAAACTCCAGAACTTTCGGGGAGCGTCTGTTGGCCTCATGTCAAGGCTCCATCAGCGCCACGACTTTCTCCTTGACCTCAGCTACTGGATGTCGCGCCACCATCAGCGGGCAAACAATGCCGAGATCGTCGCCATCATCAACACGCCACACCTCAGTCTTGTCTCGCCACCAAGATCCTCGCGCTCACCTGCAAACAAGGGAAAGAAATAGCAATAGACAAAGAACAAATATGGAAAGAAAGAACACAGTATACAGATTAaacaaatatggaaagaaatcaaGGATTTCTTTCCAAAATATGTAATAGACTGAGGTTATAAAGcctttttctttgatctataaagAGACGATAcacatacacaaaaaaaaagagattgtACACCAAATATTTTTTGCAATAAGACATCAGAAAGATTTCACGAGAAAGCAAAGgtgatttgttttttatttttctttttttaaatatttgcatttcatacatataaaatgttaaaaatagataaaaaaatgggaaaaaaatggAATACCTTTCGATGCGGGGTAAACGATGAGGTTTTTTGGCTTCCGGCCGCCGTATGTGACGGCATTGATAGTGGCGCGTGAGCGTGTGGAGCCCATTGGACGGAGGCACGATGGCACTCCGAGAACTCACCCCGGGCCCTCGTTCAGAggatttttcctctttttttttagaCAGagtacaaaatgattttaaagctttaaatttggcttatatagcctagATAAAACGGTGTCGTTCTGGTCTAATTCAATAAgcatgaaacggcgtcgtttcaaggCTCAgaatccgcgtgttgacccgattacccgaggaggatccacgtgtttttgtAAAGTGGGTTAATCACTCAATTGGTCCTCCCacctttttaatatttataatttcattttatttatttttaatttagctctaatgttttaattttgtttcaatttagtcctcacaTTGATTTTAAAACAGTATTTGggaaacggcgtcattttgggaTTACGGctaaattgcccagtgagtcctctGAATGTAACGTGCATTTCAATCAGgcccaaaatttttattattttgcaaattaacccccaaATTTCTTAATTGAatccaattttagtccttttttttaaaaaaacgttagttatattgtttcatttatattatttttaacattatgtatacattcataaatttcattatatgttgtattttttattttattatttatttgttacattattactattattatatatataccatattatatttcactataattatttatattttattacatactatatcttattatataacattccttataatatttatttttcttatatattcttttatatatattttattatgtatatattcttttttACTAATTGTGCTACCATATTttttcgaaaccatttttaaatcgagttttggaaaatgagaatcgactttaagaaaaaacgaaaatgggagtcgccaccaatctttttaggtgtgattggatcaccaatAAAGCGCTttgtttaaaatcattagttttggccTACGAGATCAAGAAAATGGGTTTAGGAGTCAGTTACgaacgaggaagggttagcaccctcgtaacgcccaaaaattggtacctaattgattatcaagtgtctttaatgtcgggattttgaaagttttaagatacaatcctcttttatttagaatgttttgatttgaaaattttaggtttgcttattttaaacgagtcaaaatatcacatccagtaagttaagaagcaacattttaaaacttttgaagctAAGCTTGCcttttgaaaatttctatttcAAAACTACAAAACATCATATCCAGCAAGTTAGGACACCATGTTTTGAAATTCCAAAATAGTTgtttgtattttgaaaatttcaaaaatacttaGAAGGGTGCTAGACTATCGAAGTCaatgagaaaagttgcaacccagtaagttagggcactacttttctcgaagcttccaaataccaaacattgcctttttatttttttgaaaacttggaatcTCGTTTTTAAATTGATgctttaggatgacatattaaagcatcatgaagcatagatgtacaaaatattctaatatttccatacaaacataaataatatcattaagacaaaactaaataacatgaacatacgtttaatgaaaaaaaatcatactagggtaaatataagataataaacaaataaaaacatgagtaaactaaaagaaaaacataatacatgcaaaaattatacaacaatatatatatcataaaatagcacataaaagaaataattaaacatagcatataaaaaaatg encodes:
- the LOC121212160 gene encoding putative protein TPRXL, whose product is MARQDLIVVALVFIAVVGAFATDKSPSPTSSKASSPANLPSSSSSASSTKSSSDGRAPKSSPVGALRSFLSSSSPSHSKSDSPDTKEGSSFDAESVEDFSSPPSPNVTDKVLSLLHALKSKGDAVNSESPNSNNDSPA